A window of Taeniopygia guttata chromosome 14, bTaeGut7.mat, whole genome shotgun sequence contains these coding sequences:
- the LOC100228927 gene encoding radial spoke head 10 homolog B isoform X2 has protein sequence MTNDKKKDGKKKDAKKDGKKEAVEKSEESLDTTTDSGLTRLSDLWSESLSEEIPAIPEAPDKEVEEPPVQPVPAIHEEPVLAQVIIKSYEGEKVDEFYEGEGFICFEGGNTYKGLFSEGRMNGEGTYTWADGVKYEGTFVKNVPMHNGRYTWNDGSVYEGSIQDGLRHGYGVFRSGTHPISYIGYWCNGKRHGKGEIYYDQEHTSWYSGDWVNNVREGWGFRRSGNTYDGQWKKNLRHGCGKMIWLTDDQEYEGQWQCGLQHGSGMHTWFLKKMELSQYPLRNEYVGDFVNGERHGHGTFLYADGAMYSGEWVHNKKHGKGIFFFKNGHKFEGEFVNDRPVKYPARQRSAVKAKNQRATSPRRRSAIKRTRVINALGKTSFLGSDIDLDLPSLLVLFTKKDREEEMQQVELAVLRHISKLRKAYCFYSTLGYAPSSDGTYTLTMLQFWRFLKDCKFHLSSVTLAEIDRLLRGHKPLKQIHDPSDLLLFRTFVSYLVHLAFHIYHEEYKDKVPHLQKCFLEMMSRNVLPSACHVQGILYSDEEFTSFAMSYREKCWEIYGDFCRPCPRSPFEPTLKLRQFLWMLDDLKLLNEQLTAPRVLGILVKVACLPGIYGVNLELEMVFLEFFEALLECALVHVAEDMILKKEAQDNQKRSSFEIKAFSKKTSAASVTEHFPPQPPSPSEDTKPAHQPSLLETVLSFPMTPGESKDDVSLPNKDVKEEQDSCPEKELIDEAKEDKDEQKELFSFWMCQVESFFTTKFFPAFEHEIALRNKIKEKKKQDAELADLRKIQAEELERLIAEKEVEEAKRQEAAVLHGSVQPRKRSSTSWKTLLPRRSLQLKKEAPKREPSPKKRGSQGSRA, from the exons ATGACAAATGACAAAAAGAAAGATGGCAAGAAGAAAGATGCCAAGAAAGATGGTAAGAAGGAAGCTGTTGAGAAGTCAGAAGAATCTCTAGATACTACAACTGATAGTGGCTTAACAAGGCTGTCAGATTTGTGGAGTGAGTCATTGAGTGAAGAAATTCCAGCAATTCCAGAGGCACCAGATAAAGAGGTAGAGGAACCACCAGTCCAGCCTGTTCCCGCCATCCATGAAGAGCCTGTTCTTGCTCAAGTGATTATAAAAAG cTATGAAGGTGAAAAAGTTGATGAATTCTATGAGGGCGAAGGATTTATATGTTTTGAGGGAGGAAATACGTACAAG GGTCTATTTTCTGAAGGACGTATGAATGGAGAAGGGACTTACACATGGGCTGATGGAGTAAAATACGAG GGAACATTTGTTAAGAATGTGCCGATGCATAATGGCCGTTATACCTGGAATGATGGCAGTGTTTACGAAGGATCAATCCAAGATGGACTTAGGCATGGGTATGGAGTTTTCAGGAGCGGTACTCATCCAATTTCTTACATTGGTTATTGGTGCAATGGCAAAAGACATGGAAAG GGTGAAATTTATTATGATCAGGAACACACCTCCTGGTATTCAGGTGATTGGGTAAATAATGTCAGAGAAGGATGGGGATTCAGACG ATCTGGAAATACCTATGATGGTCAGTGGAAGAAAAATCTACGACATGGATGTGGAAAAATGATATGGCTGACAGATGATCAAGAGTACGAAGGACAGTGGCAGTGTGGCTTACAG catggtTCTGGCATGCACACGTGgtttttgaagaaaatggaaTTGTCTCAGTATCCTCTACGGAATGAATATGTGGGAGATTTTGTAAACGGGGAGCGCCATGGACATGGGACATTTCTTTATGCTGATGGAGCAATGTACAGTGGAGAATGGGTGCATAATAAGAAGCATGGCAAA GGcatatttttcttcaagaaTGGTCACAAATTTGAAGGAGAGTTTGTAAATGATCGTCCCGTGAAATATCCTGCTCGTCAAAGGTCTGCTGTGAAAGCCAAGAACCAGAGAGCCACTAGCCCAAGAAGACGTTCTGCCATTA AAAGGACCAGAGTCATTAATGCCTTGGGAAAGACTTCTTTTCTGGGATCAGATATTGATTTGGATTTACCGTCACTGCTTGTCTTGTTCACAAAgaaagacagagaggaagaaatgcAACAA GTAGAATTGGCTGTGTTGAGGCATATTTCAAAATTGAGAAAAGCCTACTGCTTCTACAGTACCTTAGGCTATGCTCCTTCTTCTGATGGCACTTACACCCTGACTATGCTGCAGTTTTGGAGGTTTCTGAAGGACTGCAAGTTTCATCTGTCCTCTGTAACTCTCGCTGAAATAGATCGACTGTTGAGAG GTCATAAACCACTGAAGCAGATACATGATCCAAGTGATTTATTACTGTTCAGAACATTTGTATCCTACCTTGTTCACCTGGCATTTCATATCTATCATGAAGAGTACAA AGACAAAGTTCCTCATCTGCAGAAGTGTTTCTTAGAAATGATGTCCAGGAATGTTCTTCCCTCTGCCTGTCATGTCCAAG GTATCTTATATTCTGATGAAGAATTCACATCTTTTGCCATGAGCTACCGTGAGAAATGCTGGGAAATATATGGAGATTTTTGCAGACCATGTCCCAGATCTCCATTTGAACCCACATTGAAGCTGAGGCAATTCCTCTGGATGTTGGAT GATCTTAAACTTCTCAATGAACAATTAACTGCTCCAAGAGTTTTGGGAATACTTGTCAAAGTTGCCTGCCTACCTGGCATCTATGGTGTCaacctggagctggag ATggtttttctggaattttttgaAGCTCTTCTTGAATGTGCATTGGTGCATGTTGCTGAGGATATGATCCTGAAGAAAGAAGCTCAAGATAATCAGAAAAGAAGCAGCTTTGAAATCAAGGCGTTCTCCAAGAAAACCTCAGCTGCGTCTGTCACAGAACATTTTCCACCTCAG CCACCGAGCCCTTCTGAAGACACAAAGCCTGCTCATCAACCTTCTCTACTGG AAACTGTTCTCTCATTTCCCATGACTCCTGGAGAAAGCAAAGATGACGTGTCATTGCCGAACAAGGATGTAAAAGAAGAACAAGATTCTTGTCCAGAAAAGGAATTGATAG ATGAAGCAAAAGAAGATAAAGATGAACAAAAGGAGCTATTTAGTTTCTGGATGTGTCAGGTGGAATCCTTCTTCACAACTAAGTTCTTCCCTGCGTTTGAACATGAAATAGcattgagaaataaaataaaagaaaaaaaaaagcaggatgcTGAATTAGCTGATCTGAGAAAGATCCAGGCTGAAGAGCTGGAAAG actgattgctgaaaaaGAAG
- the LOC100228927 gene encoding radial spoke head 10 homolog B isoform X1, which yields MTNDKKKDGKKKDAKKDGKKEAVEKSEESLDTTTDSGLTRLSDLWSESLSEEIPAIPEAPDKEVEEPPVQPVPAIHEEPVLAQVIIKSYEGEKVDEFYEGEGFICFEGGNTYKGLFSEGRMNGEGTYTWADGVKYEGTFVKNVPMHNGRYTWNDGSVYEGSIQDGLRHGYGVFRSGTHPISYIGYWCNGKRHGKGEIYYDQEHTSWYSGDWVNNVREGWGFRRYRSGNTYDGQWKKNLRHGCGKMIWLTDDQEYEGQWQCGLQHGSGMHTWFLKKMELSQYPLRNEYVGDFVNGERHGHGTFLYADGAMYSGEWVHNKKHGKGIFFFKNGHKFEGEFVNDRPVKYPARQRSAVKAKNQRATSPRRRSAIKRTRVINALGKTSFLGSDIDLDLPSLLVLFTKKDREEEMQQVELAVLRHISKLRKAYCFYSTLGYAPSSDGTYTLTMLQFWRFLKDCKFHLSSVTLAEIDRLLRGHKPLKQIHDPSDLLLFRTFVSYLVHLAFHIYHEEYKDKVPHLQKCFLEMMSRNVLPSACHVQGILYSDEEFTSFAMSYREKCWEIYGDFCRPCPRSPFEPTLKLRQFLWMLDDLKLLNEQLTAPRVLGILVKVACLPGIYGVNLELEMVFLEFFEALLECALVHVAEDMILKKEAQDNQKRSSFEIKAFSKKTSAASVTEHFPPQPPSPSEDTKPAHQPSLLETVLSFPMTPGESKDDVSLPNKDVKEEQDSCPEKELIDEAKEDKDEQKELFSFWMCQVESFFTTKFFPAFEHEIALRNKIKEKKKQDAELADLRKIQAEELERLIAEKEVEEAKRQEAAVLHGSVQPRKRSSTSWKTLLPRRSLQLKKEAPKREPSPKKRGSQGSRA from the exons ATGACAAATGACAAAAAGAAAGATGGCAAGAAGAAAGATGCCAAGAAAGATGGTAAGAAGGAAGCTGTTGAGAAGTCAGAAGAATCTCTAGATACTACAACTGATAGTGGCTTAACAAGGCTGTCAGATTTGTGGAGTGAGTCATTGAGTGAAGAAATTCCAGCAATTCCAGAGGCACCAGATAAAGAGGTAGAGGAACCACCAGTCCAGCCTGTTCCCGCCATCCATGAAGAGCCTGTTCTTGCTCAAGTGATTATAAAAAG cTATGAAGGTGAAAAAGTTGATGAATTCTATGAGGGCGAAGGATTTATATGTTTTGAGGGAGGAAATACGTACAAG GGTCTATTTTCTGAAGGACGTATGAATGGAGAAGGGACTTACACATGGGCTGATGGAGTAAAATACGAG GGAACATTTGTTAAGAATGTGCCGATGCATAATGGCCGTTATACCTGGAATGATGGCAGTGTTTACGAAGGATCAATCCAAGATGGACTTAGGCATGGGTATGGAGTTTTCAGGAGCGGTACTCATCCAATTTCTTACATTGGTTATTGGTGCAATGGCAAAAGACATGGAAAG GGTGAAATTTATTATGATCAGGAACACACCTCCTGGTATTCAGGTGATTGGGTAAATAATGTCAGAGAAGGATGGGGATTCAGACG TTACAGATCTGGAAATACCTATGATGGTCAGTGGAAGAAAAATCTACGACATGGATGTGGAAAAATGATATGGCTGACAGATGATCAAGAGTACGAAGGACAGTGGCAGTGTGGCTTACAG catggtTCTGGCATGCACACGTGgtttttgaagaaaatggaaTTGTCTCAGTATCCTCTACGGAATGAATATGTGGGAGATTTTGTAAACGGGGAGCGCCATGGACATGGGACATTTCTTTATGCTGATGGAGCAATGTACAGTGGAGAATGGGTGCATAATAAGAAGCATGGCAAA GGcatatttttcttcaagaaTGGTCACAAATTTGAAGGAGAGTTTGTAAATGATCGTCCCGTGAAATATCCTGCTCGTCAAAGGTCTGCTGTGAAAGCCAAGAACCAGAGAGCCACTAGCCCAAGAAGACGTTCTGCCATTA AAAGGACCAGAGTCATTAATGCCTTGGGAAAGACTTCTTTTCTGGGATCAGATATTGATTTGGATTTACCGTCACTGCTTGTCTTGTTCACAAAgaaagacagagaggaagaaatgcAACAA GTAGAATTGGCTGTGTTGAGGCATATTTCAAAATTGAGAAAAGCCTACTGCTTCTACAGTACCTTAGGCTATGCTCCTTCTTCTGATGGCACTTACACCCTGACTATGCTGCAGTTTTGGAGGTTTCTGAAGGACTGCAAGTTTCATCTGTCCTCTGTAACTCTCGCTGAAATAGATCGACTGTTGAGAG GTCATAAACCACTGAAGCAGATACATGATCCAAGTGATTTATTACTGTTCAGAACATTTGTATCCTACCTTGTTCACCTGGCATTTCATATCTATCATGAAGAGTACAA AGACAAAGTTCCTCATCTGCAGAAGTGTTTCTTAGAAATGATGTCCAGGAATGTTCTTCCCTCTGCCTGTCATGTCCAAG GTATCTTATATTCTGATGAAGAATTCACATCTTTTGCCATGAGCTACCGTGAGAAATGCTGGGAAATATATGGAGATTTTTGCAGACCATGTCCCAGATCTCCATTTGAACCCACATTGAAGCTGAGGCAATTCCTCTGGATGTTGGAT GATCTTAAACTTCTCAATGAACAATTAACTGCTCCAAGAGTTTTGGGAATACTTGTCAAAGTTGCCTGCCTACCTGGCATCTATGGTGTCaacctggagctggag ATggtttttctggaattttttgaAGCTCTTCTTGAATGTGCATTGGTGCATGTTGCTGAGGATATGATCCTGAAGAAAGAAGCTCAAGATAATCAGAAAAGAAGCAGCTTTGAAATCAAGGCGTTCTCCAAGAAAACCTCAGCTGCGTCTGTCACAGAACATTTTCCACCTCAG CCACCGAGCCCTTCTGAAGACACAAAGCCTGCTCATCAACCTTCTCTACTGG AAACTGTTCTCTCATTTCCCATGACTCCTGGAGAAAGCAAAGATGACGTGTCATTGCCGAACAAGGATGTAAAAGAAGAACAAGATTCTTGTCCAGAAAAGGAATTGATAG ATGAAGCAAAAGAAGATAAAGATGAACAAAAGGAGCTATTTAGTTTCTGGATGTGTCAGGTGGAATCCTTCTTCACAACTAAGTTCTTCCCTGCGTTTGAACATGAAATAGcattgagaaataaaataaaagaaaaaaaaaagcaggatgcTGAATTAGCTGATCTGAGAAAGATCCAGGCTGAAGAGCTGGAAAG actgattgctgaaaaaGAAG
- the LOC100228927 gene encoding radial spoke head 10 homolog B isoform X3, producing the protein MTNDKKKDGKKKDAKKDGKKEAVEKSEESLDTTTDSGLTRLSDLWSESLSEEIPAIPEAPDKEVEEPPVQPVPAIHEEPVLAQVIIKSYEGEKVDEFYEGEGFICFEGGNTYKGLFSEGRMNGEGTYTWADGVKYEGTFVKNVPMHNGRYTWNDGSVYEGSIQDGLRHGYGVFRSGTHPISYIGYWCNGKRHGKGEIYYDQEHTSWYSGDWVNNVREGWGFRRYRSGNTYDGQWKKNLRHGCGKMIWLTDDQEYEGQWQCGLQHGSGMHTWFLKKMELSQYPLRNEYVGDFVNGERHGHGTFLYADGAMYSGEWVHNKKHGKVELAVLRHISKLRKAYCFYSTLGYAPSSDGTYTLTMLQFWRFLKDCKFHLSSVTLAEIDRLLRGHKPLKQIHDPSDLLLFRTFVSYLVHLAFHIYHEEYKDKVPHLQKCFLEMMSRNVLPSACHVQGILYSDEEFTSFAMSYREKCWEIYGDFCRPCPRSPFEPTLKLRQFLWMLDDLKLLNEQLTAPRVLGILVKVACLPGIYGVNLELEMVFLEFFEALLECALVHVAEDMILKKEAQDNQKRSSFEIKAFSKKTSAASVTEHFPPQPPSPSEDTKPAHQPSLLETVLSFPMTPGESKDDVSLPNKDVKEEQDSCPEKELIDEAKEDKDEQKELFSFWMCQVESFFTTKFFPAFEHEIALRNKIKEKKKQDAELADLRKIQAEELERLIAEKEVEEAKRQEAAVLHGSVQPRKRSSTSWKTLLPRRSLQLKKEAPKREPSPKKRGSQGSRA; encoded by the exons ATGACAAATGACAAAAAGAAAGATGGCAAGAAGAAAGATGCCAAGAAAGATGGTAAGAAGGAAGCTGTTGAGAAGTCAGAAGAATCTCTAGATACTACAACTGATAGTGGCTTAACAAGGCTGTCAGATTTGTGGAGTGAGTCATTGAGTGAAGAAATTCCAGCAATTCCAGAGGCACCAGATAAAGAGGTAGAGGAACCACCAGTCCAGCCTGTTCCCGCCATCCATGAAGAGCCTGTTCTTGCTCAAGTGATTATAAAAAG cTATGAAGGTGAAAAAGTTGATGAATTCTATGAGGGCGAAGGATTTATATGTTTTGAGGGAGGAAATACGTACAAG GGTCTATTTTCTGAAGGACGTATGAATGGAGAAGGGACTTACACATGGGCTGATGGAGTAAAATACGAG GGAACATTTGTTAAGAATGTGCCGATGCATAATGGCCGTTATACCTGGAATGATGGCAGTGTTTACGAAGGATCAATCCAAGATGGACTTAGGCATGGGTATGGAGTTTTCAGGAGCGGTACTCATCCAATTTCTTACATTGGTTATTGGTGCAATGGCAAAAGACATGGAAAG GGTGAAATTTATTATGATCAGGAACACACCTCCTGGTATTCAGGTGATTGGGTAAATAATGTCAGAGAAGGATGGGGATTCAGACG TTACAGATCTGGAAATACCTATGATGGTCAGTGGAAGAAAAATCTACGACATGGATGTGGAAAAATGATATGGCTGACAGATGATCAAGAGTACGAAGGACAGTGGCAGTGTGGCTTACAG catggtTCTGGCATGCACACGTGgtttttgaagaaaatggaaTTGTCTCAGTATCCTCTACGGAATGAATATGTGGGAGATTTTGTAAACGGGGAGCGCCATGGACATGGGACATTTCTTTATGCTGATGGAGCAATGTACAGTGGAGAATGGGTGCATAATAAGAAGCATGGCAAA GTAGAATTGGCTGTGTTGAGGCATATTTCAAAATTGAGAAAAGCCTACTGCTTCTACAGTACCTTAGGCTATGCTCCTTCTTCTGATGGCACTTACACCCTGACTATGCTGCAGTTTTGGAGGTTTCTGAAGGACTGCAAGTTTCATCTGTCCTCTGTAACTCTCGCTGAAATAGATCGACTGTTGAGAG GTCATAAACCACTGAAGCAGATACATGATCCAAGTGATTTATTACTGTTCAGAACATTTGTATCCTACCTTGTTCACCTGGCATTTCATATCTATCATGAAGAGTACAA AGACAAAGTTCCTCATCTGCAGAAGTGTTTCTTAGAAATGATGTCCAGGAATGTTCTTCCCTCTGCCTGTCATGTCCAAG GTATCTTATATTCTGATGAAGAATTCACATCTTTTGCCATGAGCTACCGTGAGAAATGCTGGGAAATATATGGAGATTTTTGCAGACCATGTCCCAGATCTCCATTTGAACCCACATTGAAGCTGAGGCAATTCCTCTGGATGTTGGAT GATCTTAAACTTCTCAATGAACAATTAACTGCTCCAAGAGTTTTGGGAATACTTGTCAAAGTTGCCTGCCTACCTGGCATCTATGGTGTCaacctggagctggag ATggtttttctggaattttttgaAGCTCTTCTTGAATGTGCATTGGTGCATGTTGCTGAGGATATGATCCTGAAGAAAGAAGCTCAAGATAATCAGAAAAGAAGCAGCTTTGAAATCAAGGCGTTCTCCAAGAAAACCTCAGCTGCGTCTGTCACAGAACATTTTCCACCTCAG CCACCGAGCCCTTCTGAAGACACAAAGCCTGCTCATCAACCTTCTCTACTGG AAACTGTTCTCTCATTTCCCATGACTCCTGGAGAAAGCAAAGATGACGTGTCATTGCCGAACAAGGATGTAAAAGAAGAACAAGATTCTTGTCCAGAAAAGGAATTGATAG ATGAAGCAAAAGAAGATAAAGATGAACAAAAGGAGCTATTTAGTTTCTGGATGTGTCAGGTGGAATCCTTCTTCACAACTAAGTTCTTCCCTGCGTTTGAACATGAAATAGcattgagaaataaaataaaagaaaaaaaaaagcaggatgcTGAATTAGCTGATCTGAGAAAGATCCAGGCTGAAGAGCTGGAAAG actgattgctgaaaaaGAAG